The segment TCTCTTCTCGAATACAAATCTGGATGAGACCTGTACATTTATGTTATCAACAGCACCACACAACATATTCTGACACAGTATGTTAATTCTCAACAATACTCAGTGAAATCTGTTTCCTAGTGGATtacttgtactttttacttcttTGAGTAAAGACTGTGAATTGGTAGCCAATTCCTATTTGTATTAGAGCATTTTAGGGCAAGCACTTTCACTTCTACATTAGTATTCCTACTGAGCTTGCTAGTTATTATGCAATTATAAAGCAAAGAGAAAGCCATTTAAATCATAAACTGTACCGATAACAGTGATCAGCAAGATGGAAACACATTGGCTTACATTATAGAAGAAAGGGacaaaaatgataaacaaatatattaacataaacaaacagtcTACAAACAagtactaaaacaaaaaaactacataGCTTGTAGTCAGGCTTAATTTAAATATGCGAACATCTGCATCATGTTGCAACATATACAACTATTAAACCTGAGTTTCAAACATATTTACTAATTTAATAGCCACTGTTTGACTATATTCGATGTGCCACCAGTTGTAATCCGTAGATTTCCTGTCCCTGGGTCTGCTCTTATCCTCCTCTCACTGCTTTCTCTGCTCACTCGTTTCATTCAGGCAATATCGCGGCCTGCctcagctgtttttttactAGGCGGAGTTTGGGGTCCTTCAATCTCTCTTTCCGCCGTACCCGCCATCTTGTAGAGACTTGGGGTAAGGAGTTCTCCTTCTTAAATAGCATTTTCGACCTTATTATCACATCATCCGTACACTATTACGTTTATATACTCACCGTGAATGTTTTCCTACATCTCAGTGAGCTGATATtgtctgtaaacacactgcagaGGGTGAAATTTTTAGTTAAATAGGATCATCAGCCGCAGCATGGCTGTCCATGTGGGCCCGGCTGCAGAGCCACGGTCATTATTgtgtttaacattaacatcttttGTTCATGCGGGTCAACAGTTTAAATCGGCGTTTGACATggatatgtttgttttaatgccAAGTAGTTTGTGGTACATAAATAGAATAGATGGTAAAAACGTGCTAACGTTAGCACACCTGCTAACTACGCAGCCGGTGTAACAAGCAGCTGTAAAGTTTCTTTAAATTCACCATAAAACAGACAATTTCACTCTTTTCAATGGAAGACAGATAATTGACAAGTTGTTCGCAGTGGTCATAGTTTTAGCTAAACATGCTGGCATTTAATAGACGCCATCACAGTCATGTTGACTTTACGCTAATATTGTGGAAATTGATTTTCTCTTAATGAACACAGTTTGACACGTTATCCAGTTTAATGTGAGCCAATGTTTGATACGATCAAATTGGGAAATAACCCTCTTGCTCTTTCAAAACTAATTTAAGCATATTTTGTCTTAGTAATAGGGCATCATGACGAACACCAGAGGCAAGAGGAGGGGGACTCGGTACATGTTCAGCAGGCCATTCCGCAAACATGGTGAGTGTGAATTTTAAATACTGCTTTTAATATCGGACCATAGTTTAATCAGATTTCTCTATTTGGTCTCGTACAATCATGAAAATAGCATGATCCTAATTCTCTTCTTTTACTTTACAGGCCCAATTCCTCTGTCCACATACATGCGCATCTACAAGAAGGGAGACATAGTTGACATCAAGGTAAGATGCAGCACACATAATCCTGGTTTGTATGATCAGCAACTGTATGGCATACCTttgtataaacatttttttactctttatcACTAAAATAATTGTGACAAACAAGATTATATTGTAAAGCATTATtgaaatgtgacattgcagTGATAATAGTTTAGGGTAAACAAACACCAAGAGCATCAGTAGTGTGAAGGATTTGTTTTGGGTAGTTTTCTGAGTAAGTTAATGGAatacttaaaaaatatatgtaagtACCGAGCATATTGTCAAATAATAGacagaggaaattaaaaactTGTTGAATCATTACAGTGTAGAGTAACGATGAATGTTGCTATAGCTGCTACTCTTTAATACATTgttatatgtattatttttttttagggcACAGGTACCATTCAGAAAGGTATGCCTCATAAGTGCTACCACGGCAAGACAGGACGTGTGTACAATGTAACCCAACATGCTGTTGGCATTATTGTCAATAAGCAGGTTAAGTAAGTATTAAGTGACATTTGTATGCTTATCAACTTAACACTAATTCATCCGCAAGTTGTTAAACCCTTTAAAACCACATACATGTAGTTTGACATCACCTTAACTCTAATTGCAAAGGCATGATTTAAGGAGTGACCCCATCTTCACTTTGCCACCAGGATTCTTTATGTCCTCCGTGGTCATTCATGTGGGGAAAAGTATTTATTCCTTAAGAACCCCAGTCTAACTCCTGTTTGACCTGGGGTTGCATTGAGGAGACAGTTAAAGATGCATATATTGTGGGCAATTGAgtgataaaatgtttaaactgaagCAGTCTGCTCAGACTTTTAAAATTGTATTGGGTCTAAACTCATTTATGGTTTTGGCTCTCACAGGGGCAAGATCCTGGCCAAGAGGATTAATGTGCGTATTGAGCATGTGAAGCACTCAAAGAGCAGGGACAGTTTCCTGCAGCGTGTCAAAGAAAACGAGAGCAAGAAACTGGAGGCCAAGCAGAAAGGCACTTGGGTGGAACTGAAACGCCAGGTATGAACTTGTCCACTTACTTTAATGTGGCTAACATTTAGGcgatttatgttttttaagaaACAAGTTGACTAaaatttcctcttttctcttcagcCTGCTCCTCCCCGTGAGGCTCACTTTGTCAGCACCAAGAAAAACGAGCCACAGCTGCTTGAGCCCATCCCCTACGAGTTCATGGCATAAAGTGCTCtccaaaataaacatatttgtaCACATGCTGCTTGTCATGTTGTGGTTTGTTCTGCATAATGCTGAGATAGGTGTCATGATGAGCTGTCACTCAGTGATGATTCTCCTCCGTTGATtgctttaatgaaaaaaaaagagcatttaATTTCACCGGCGATCTGAGAGTGACTGGCACACATGTCACAAGCATTTCCCCCGTGTACCTACACTTATGAAGTATCATAGTTGCGTTGACAGCATTTCTGTTCTTGAACAAAGTTTTACACACTAAGTTAGTGGTTAGACTTCATTGTTGAGTAGAAACAATGCTGTCTTCTCTTGCATTTGTTATAGGAAATTCTCTATCATGTTGATGTAAAGTTGCTTTATACAATCAGTTTGACAATAGGAAGCGGCTGGGTAGTGTAGAGACCAGGGTCCTGGCCCTGTCCAAACTGCTGTAGTTGTCTTTTGGAAAGACTTCCTTACACTTAGGCCTACCTTGGATCCCACTTGTAAGTTACCTTGGATAAAGGCATttaccaaatgactaaatgtaagaaatacagtataattaatTGCTCAATTGccccttcttttattttttatgaggCACTACTTAAATAGAACAGAATTAATGTACGTAGTAGCTTCTGTGCTGTTTCTATCAAAGTGTGTTTGCTGATGTGTAGTACATAATGCATCAACAGGTGCGTTTTTGTTGTACTCATTAgaatactctttttttttctcttaaatcTAATTacatgaaggaaaataaaaatataaagcatGCACGATGTAATTCATTTTACATGGGTCAACTTTCAAAGTAGAGTCTCTTGTAGTTTACATAAATCCTTCCAATTTTATCTAAGTAGGCTGATAGACAGGTTTTACTGTTGAAAAATCTTAAGTGACAGGCAGATGTTCAGTCAGAGCATTTAAATTCAGAAGAACCAAATGTACCTGTGTGGCAGTGCAGGTGATTGAAATGTCACAGTCACCTGACCCTTGAGAAATGagttaattaaattttatatcTCATTGAGTGTGGTAGCTGAAACAATATGAACTCTTTGGGGTTGAGTATTTCACTTACTGTGATCATTTAACTTTGGTAAAGAtttgaaacaagaaaacaatatATTTGTCATCAAACAGAATAGTTTTATCTCTGTAGAAGACACTGGAGCTTGTAGTTTTTACCTTGTTAGTGCAATAGGTGGCAGTGTGCACCAGGACATGTGCTGAACAGAGGCGTCTGTTAACAATATGAACCAGCTGTTAATGTAGAATTAATATATATCCATTATTGTACCTAATTCTCATATGtcagatataataatattaatattgtaacCACAGTGCCACCGACTACTAATCCAAATTTTATGCCAAGCTTTACATAGACCATGATTCAGCAGTTACCTAATACAATCCATGTTGACTATTTTTTATGGCAACCCTCTTGATTTTCCTTACAGACCTCGAGAAAAAACGCTTTTCTCACAAtaatagttaattaaaaaaaattctcaTCCACTGAGGTGATAAAGTctttttgcattattattatttactgacggaataattttaaatgatgtctttaaagtaaatgttcacaaatgtttatatttacattgaATCAGTGGTTTTAATAGTTTCCTAACACTGGCTGTATTGTGTTGTAAGggtaattttattttcatagtaCACACTTTTTAAGAACAGAGCTTTCCAGTGCAGATCAGAGTAAAAATCATAATACTAGATGCTAATAACCAAGAAATATCATCTATAGTTTTGACCggttaaaatgttaaagtctGGATCATTATCATATAGTATATATGATCgtgtattttgtatgtattatttGAGCAATCAGCTGTCTGAACTGTTTAAAGCAGTCCAGTTTTTTGTCATGGCTGgatgtacaaaaacacaaagaggttTCACAAATGTTTATAGTTCTTCACTATTTTAAAGGtgattgtgaatgtgtgtatgaacTGCTTGTCATGATGttgcagcactgtgtgtgtgtggagcactTGATATGCTGTTTGATCAGTGGAGGCTGAATGGCTGGCTGGTTATGTGACAAATAGGTTATCTCATCCCACCTCAGAACTCTACCCAATATTTACACGAATTAGTACCAGTTTACAGAGATAGGCCCAGCAGAGGACAGGATcaactgaatgtgtttgtcagagagagagacagaaagatattCATTCCTGAGagtatttttcatttgtgtagataaattagatttttcttgAGTAAGAAAAGTTAAACATGGACTTTGGTTTAATAATCCTAGAATAACCAACAAAGGTTGTCATTCTTCACCTTCGTAGCCCTGTAGGCCTGAGGTCAGGGAATTTAGACACAGGTCTTATCAGG is part of the Anabas testudineus chromosome 2, fAnaTes1.2, whole genome shotgun sequence genome and harbors:
- the rpl21 gene encoding 60S ribosomal protein L21, which codes for MTNTRGKRRGTRYMFSRPFRKHGPIPLSTYMRIYKKGDIVDIKGTGTIQKGMPHKCYHGKTGRVYNVTQHAVGIIVNKQVKGKILAKRINVRIEHVKHSKSRDSFLQRVKENESKKLEAKQKGTWVELKRQPAPPREAHFVSTKKNEPQLLEPIPYEFMA